One window from the genome of Rariglobus hedericola encodes:
- a CDS encoding PEP-CTERM sorting domain-containing protein, which produces MNYPTILARFSCVFFAFAASLPAQTLVQYAFTTSDTVASRNASTTGTNVTPEAFANGAGVTITSSMIGSPTVRSYFVTGDLVDEVISATSTDWLGFTINANSGYQLNLQNLSFAYAFSFNAGTAPATAATYDVRSSLDNYASSISVLTASVGTVNAVSWSNASIVLTDAAYQNLSAITFRIFLNDGTNTNAVSYVRLDTVTLTGIASAVPEPSTYALMSGAAGLVLAGLRRRLRSV; this is translated from the coding sequence ATGAATTACCCCACGATTCTAGCTAGGTTTAGCTGTGTTTTTTTCGCGTTCGCGGCATCTTTGCCGGCTCAGACCTTGGTGCAGTATGCGTTTACAACCAGCGACACGGTGGCTTCACGAAATGCATCGACCACGGGAACCAATGTGACGCCCGAGGCTTTTGCCAACGGTGCGGGTGTCACCATCACTTCATCCATGATCGGCAGCCCGACGGTGCGCTCTTATTTTGTGACGGGCGATCTGGTGGATGAGGTGATCTCTGCGACGAGCACGGATTGGCTCGGCTTCACGATCAACGCGAATTCGGGTTATCAGTTAAATCTCCAGAATCTAAGTTTCGCCTATGCGTTTTCGTTTAACGCGGGCACGGCACCGGCGACTGCGGCCACGTATGATGTGCGGTCTAGTTTAGATAATTATGCCTCCTCGATCAGTGTATTGACGGCGAGCGTCGGCACTGTGAATGCCGTGAGTTGGTCCAATGCCAGTATCGTGCTGACGGACGCGGCTTATCAAAATCTGAGCGCGATCACATTCCGGATTTTTTTGAACGATGGAACTAATACGAATGCTGTTTCTTATGTGCGGCTCGATACGGTGACGCTGACGGGTATAGCTTCGGCGGTGCCGGAGCCTTCAACGTATGCGCTGATGTCGGGCGCGGCCGGATTGGTGCTGGCAGGTTTACGGAGACGTTTGCGGTCAGTTTAA
- a CDS encoding GntR family transcriptional regulator, with protein sequence MEVIAVEKPRFKHQHLEAEIRQLARSLPVGSRLPAERKLAEQYGCNFLTVRRALKVLVDDGTVVRRVGSGTFVARHTSTKIETRSGLERVGVLVWQGDDAYAYRVLQGVAHEAAGHNVELRSAWVRDFSNDGLTQARLLEADGCAAIILPWFPHDRIDEVRTFVRACALPVSLPMVIPGLEGNSFEQQEIFGNSLQVSSEQLCTYFHMLGHRRIALLGPDLPGDVVLHRMLSAYTCYTSRVNLPNFCGLVGSGAQAMSQLAERWGAFRGDLAVISYDDGHALRFMTAMHKLGLSAPEDFAILGYNDTEASGFSDPPLTTVCQNFNYIGHWLIKSALALARGELAQSVALPRPQMLVRATCGGAGRIDESMRQLLPNLDIVEEGAVKE encoded by the coding sequence ATGGAAGTGATCGCTGTAGAAAAACCCCGGTTTAAGCACCAGCATCTCGAAGCGGAGATCCGGCAACTGGCGCGGTCGTTGCCCGTGGGTTCTCGGCTGCCTGCTGAGCGTAAACTGGCGGAGCAATACGGGTGTAATTTTCTCACGGTTCGGCGCGCCCTCAAGGTGTTGGTCGATGATGGCACGGTGGTGCGGCGCGTGGGCAGCGGGACGTTTGTGGCGCGCCATACTTCAACTAAAATCGAAACGCGCTCGGGGCTGGAACGTGTGGGCGTGCTCGTGTGGCAGGGCGACGATGCGTATGCGTATCGGGTTTTGCAGGGCGTGGCGCATGAGGCCGCCGGGCATAACGTAGAACTGCGTTCGGCGTGGGTGCGTGATTTCAGCAACGATGGGCTCACCCAAGCCCGTTTGCTGGAGGCGGATGGCTGTGCGGCGATTATCCTGCCGTGGTTTCCGCATGACCGGATCGACGAGGTGCGCACGTTTGTGCGTGCGTGCGCGCTGCCGGTGAGTCTGCCGATGGTGATTCCGGGGCTCGAAGGGAACAGCTTCGAGCAGCAGGAGATTTTTGGAAACAGCCTGCAGGTATCGTCCGAGCAGTTGTGCACTTATTTTCACATGCTCGGGCACCGGAGGATCGCGTTACTGGGGCCTGATCTGCCGGGCGACGTGGTGTTGCATCGAATGCTCAGCGCCTACACCTGCTACACCTCGCGGGTGAATCTGCCGAATTTCTGCGGGTTGGTGGGCTCGGGGGCTCAGGCGATGAGTCAACTGGCGGAGCGGTGGGGGGCGTTTCGCGGCGATCTCGCGGTGATCAGCTACGACGACGGGCATGCGCTGCGTTTTATGACCGCGATGCACAAGCTGGGGCTGAGTGCGCCGGAGGACTTTGCGATCCTCGGTTACAACGATACCGAGGCCAGTGGCTTCAGTGATCCGCCGCTCACCACGGTGTGCCAGAATTTCAACTACATCGGGCACTGGTTGATCAAGAGCGCGCTCGCCTTGGCGCGCGGGGAACTGGCCCAGTCGGTGGCGTTGCCCCGGCCGCAGATGCTGGTGCGGGCAACGTGCGGCGGGGCGGGGCGGATTGATGAGTCGATGCGCCAGCTGCTGCCCAATCTCGATATCGTCGAAGAGGGCGCTGTGAAGGAATGA
- a CDS encoding beta strand repeat-containing protein, whose amino-acid sequence MKTPLLSALALLASAPMAFADFSFTNAGPYDYNNTANWSGGTINNTWSTTLTDNQSITFAANTTLSSGLSINNTGLFNHTFSGSGADRTLTLGGGISLGSNATNANKVTLGSNTTNQGLNIDLGGTSRNFFTGTNRTLEIINVVSGAGGVAAQGTGTLRFAGTNTFTGAFSFGGSGVASSVVEVTKLADGGQASSIGSSSNAADRLVFGGNNTGTLRYIGGGDSTDRRFSAGGVGAIFDASGTGAIKWTNTANASWSGTSGTLRAITLTGTSAHDNTMSAGFTNNGSGATSILKQGTGRWILAGTNTYTGGTIVNAGTLETGLTGSFGAGNVTVASGAFLATGNATSFADNATLTFASTSTAASISLSAGTDLLGAVYDSISATYLAAGTYNAAGLNSAFGTTVFTGLGSLTVSAIPEPSTYATIGALATLAFAGIRRRRR is encoded by the coding sequence ATGAAGACACCCCTGCTCTCCGCCCTCGCCTTGCTGGCCTCCGCCCCGATGGCCTTCGCCGACTTCTCGTTCACCAACGCCGGCCCATACGACTACAACAACACCGCCAACTGGAGCGGCGGCACGATCAACAACACGTGGAGCACCACTCTCACGGATAACCAGTCTATCACCTTCGCCGCCAATACCACGCTCTCGTCAGGGTTGAGCATCAACAACACCGGCCTTTTCAACCACACCTTCAGCGGCAGTGGCGCTGACCGCACCCTAACCCTTGGCGGCGGCATCTCGCTCGGAAGCAACGCGACCAACGCCAACAAAGTCACCCTCGGCAGCAACACCACCAACCAAGGGCTCAACATCGATTTGGGCGGGACTTCGCGTAACTTCTTCACCGGCACAAATCGCACGCTCGAAATTATCAATGTGGTGTCCGGAGCCGGCGGCGTCGCGGCGCAGGGCACCGGCACACTGAGATTCGCCGGCACCAATACCTTCACCGGAGCCTTTAGCTTTGGCGGGAGCGGCGTTGCTTCGAGCGTGGTCGAGGTAACCAAACTCGCCGACGGCGGGCAGGCCAGCAGCATCGGCTCTTCCAGCAACGCCGCCGACCGCCTCGTATTCGGAGGCAACAATACGGGCACATTGCGCTACATCGGTGGCGGCGATTCTACAGACCGCCGCTTCAGCGCTGGCGGTGTCGGCGCGATCTTCGACGCCTCGGGAACCGGAGCCATCAAATGGACCAATACCGCTAACGCCAGCTGGTCAGGCACCAGCGGAACCCTTCGTGCCATCACCCTCACCGGCACCAGTGCTCACGACAACACGATGTCGGCGGGATTTACCAACAACGGTTCCGGTGCCACCTCCATTCTCAAACAAGGCACCGGTCGCTGGATACTCGCCGGGACGAACACCTATACCGGTGGCACCATCGTCAACGCCGGCACGCTGGAGACCGGCCTGACCGGCTCATTCGGCGCTGGCAACGTAACGGTCGCCTCCGGCGCATTCCTGGCCACGGGCAATGCCACGTCCTTTGCCGACAACGCGACGCTCACCTTTGCCAGCACCTCCACCGCCGCCAGCATCAGCCTGAGCGCCGGCACCGATCTGCTGGGAGCTGTTTACGATTCCATCAGCGCCACCTACCTCGCCGCCGGCACCTACAACGCAGCGGGCTTGAACAGCGCATTTGGAACAACCGTCTTCACCGGCCTGGGATCGCTGACTGTCTCCGCGATTCCCGAGCCCTCCACCTACGCGACCATCGGCGCACTCGCCACCCTCGCCTTCGCCGGCATCCGCCGCCGCCGCCGCTAA
- a CDS encoding GH92 family glycosyl hydrolase, producing MSSAPSVLNSPDYASLVEPRLGNTIGRWISFASACRPLGLVALSPDTRVNGDWGCGYNLADTHIVGFSHIHDWQSGGILLMPVTGEVTTDWQSPFSRDTELCKPGYHRVHLDRYGITAELTATVRTGAHRYTFPADLREDAAILIDLASQCGPCAMLDARLVQTNPRTLEGSVINGPTIRKPKTHPVYFVLTLNTDATLEPFDPARVQARLSLDRPAVPVTIKVGVSYTSLEAARANLAAESGDKTFDQLHAEAHADWNTHLSRIAVEGGDATRRARFYTDLYFSLLGRRTVSDAAGTYFDNTGPEPRVRQIPLTPEGRPHHRHFSSDAFWGVQWSLAPLWSLAYPELIDEFCHSLTDMYHNSGYIPRGPAGGADTFVMTSAQSTPFFACAINNGLHRPSDLEETYQALRKNHFPGGLMSKAGYEHTTCKGGGIEDYIALGYIPEDLPPVGMHTHGAAQTIEHAFNDWALAQLATALSHTADATLFTARSRNYRNLFDPSVGFCRPRERDGSWTEPFDPSQKKGWTEANAWTFTYHSAHDVPGLIECFSSREAFVARLEEAFALSEKQKFFAPRDHHNLIPLDFGNEPALATAHLFQLAGRPDRTQFWLRRVIDTIKAGNSPEDTWGGDEDQGIMGAWNVLVSIGLFSATGACESPARYQLTAPLFDRVTITLPAGRTLAITTTGLTPTATNYTESITFNGRALTSLELPHTALFAGGALHFTLASTPSGLTAA from the coding sequence GTGTCCTCTGCGCCCTCTGTGTTGAACTCCCCCGACTACGCCTCCCTCGTCGAACCCCGCCTCGGCAACACCATCGGACGCTGGATCTCCTTCGCGTCCGCCTGCCGTCCGCTCGGCCTCGTCGCCCTCTCGCCCGACACCCGCGTGAACGGCGACTGGGGCTGCGGCTATAATCTCGCCGACACCCACATCGTCGGCTTCAGCCACATCCACGACTGGCAAAGCGGCGGCATCCTCCTGATGCCCGTCACCGGCGAGGTCACCACCGATTGGCAGTCCCCTTTCTCCCGCGACACCGAGCTCTGCAAACCCGGCTACCACCGCGTCCACCTCGACCGCTACGGCATCACCGCCGAACTCACCGCCACCGTCCGCACCGGCGCGCACCGCTACACCTTCCCCGCCGATCTCCGCGAAGACGCCGCGATCCTCATCGACCTCGCCTCCCAATGCGGGCCTTGCGCGATGCTCGATGCCCGCCTCGTCCAAACCAACCCGCGCACCCTCGAAGGCTCCGTCATCAACGGCCCCACCATCCGCAAACCCAAGACCCACCCCGTTTACTTCGTCCTCACGCTCAACACCGACGCCACGCTGGAACCCTTCGATCCCGCCCGCGTCCAAGCCCGCCTCTCCCTCGACCGCCCCGCCGTCCCCGTCACCATCAAAGTCGGCGTCAGCTACACCTCCCTCGAAGCCGCCCGCGCCAACCTCGCCGCCGAATCCGGCGACAAAACCTTCGACCAACTCCACGCCGAGGCGCACGCCGACTGGAACACCCACCTCTCCCGCATCGCCGTCGAAGGCGGCGACGCGACCCGCCGAGCCCGCTTCTACACCGACCTCTACTTCTCCCTCCTTGGCCGCCGCACCGTGAGCGACGCCGCCGGCACTTACTTCGACAACACCGGCCCGGAGCCCCGCGTCCGCCAGATCCCCCTCACACCCGAAGGCCGTCCGCACCACCGCCATTTCAGCTCCGACGCCTTCTGGGGCGTGCAATGGTCCCTCGCCCCCCTCTGGTCTCTCGCCTACCCCGAGCTCATTGACGAGTTCTGCCACAGCCTCACCGATATGTATCACAACAGCGGATACATCCCTCGCGGCCCCGCCGGCGGCGCCGACACGTTCGTGATGACCAGCGCGCAATCCACGCCCTTCTTCGCCTGCGCCATCAACAACGGACTCCACCGCCCCTCCGACCTCGAAGAAACCTATCAGGCCCTCCGCAAAAACCATTTCCCCGGCGGCCTCATGAGCAAAGCCGGCTACGAACACACCACCTGCAAAGGCGGCGGCATCGAAGACTACATCGCCCTCGGCTACATCCCCGAAGACCTCCCGCCCGTCGGCATGCACACCCACGGCGCCGCGCAAACCATCGAGCACGCCTTCAACGACTGGGCCCTCGCCCAACTCGCCACCGCCCTCAGCCACACCGCCGACGCCACGCTCTTCACCGCCCGCTCGCGCAACTACCGCAACCTCTTCGACCCCTCCGTCGGCTTTTGCCGCCCCCGCGAACGCGACGGCTCCTGGACCGAGCCCTTCGATCCTTCGCAAAAGAAAGGTTGGACCGAAGCCAACGCCTGGACCTTCACCTACCACTCCGCGCACGACGTCCCCGGCCTCATCGAATGTTTCAGCTCCCGCGAAGCCTTCGTAGCCCGCCTCGAAGAAGCCTTCGCCCTCTCCGAAAAACAAAAATTCTTCGCCCCGCGCGATCACCACAACCTCATCCCGCTCGACTTCGGCAACGAACCCGCGCTCGCCACCGCGCACCTCTTCCAACTCGCCGGTCGCCCCGACCGAACGCAGTTCTGGCTGCGCCGCGTGATCGACACCATCAAGGCAGGCAACTCGCCTGAAGACACCTGGGGCGGCGACGAAGACCAAGGCATCATGGGTGCCTGGAACGTCCTCGTCTCCATCGGCCTCTTCAGCGCCACCGGAGCCTGCGAAAGCCCCGCCCGCTACCAACTCACCGCCCCGCTCTTCGACCGCGTGACCATCACGCTCCCCGCCGGCCGCACGCTCGCCATCACCACAACCGGCCTCACCCCCACCGCGACCAACTACACCGAGAGCATCACCTTCAACGGCCGCGCACTCACCTCACTCGAACTGCCCCACACCGCCCTTTTCGCCGGCGGTGCCCTCCACTTCACCCTCGCATCCACCCCCTCCGGTCTCACTGCCGCGTAA
- a CDS encoding LamG-like jellyroll fold domain-containing protein, whose protein sequence is MITSNSSKEKGFSGENEPGWPRLSQTENGEVKALPEPVCRWTFQEEAGEVRWSEGRERYALKEMAGPVARVEDGVVGPYAMEVSEGQWLNLARAECPALDFHGKGKPFSVVAWVKRAPKSVPECQAVAGMWNETVETRQYCLFLDLGIWSSAEQMCGHVSATGAPTPGYKYCMEAAIGATPVDYGVWRQVAFTFDGTWVRVYLDGKLDYRPGLNPYYWPHAINDGGTDGSDFTVGAVFRGGAMGNWFTGRLGGLAVYREALPEAAVAELFATRKV, encoded by the coding sequence ATGATCACATCCAACAGCTCGAAGGAGAAGGGCTTTTCGGGAGAAAACGAACCAGGCTGGCCGCGTCTGTCGCAGACGGAAAACGGGGAGGTCAAGGCGTTGCCGGAGCCGGTGTGCCGATGGACGTTTCAGGAGGAGGCGGGCGAAGTGCGGTGGTCGGAAGGGCGCGAGCGTTATGCGCTCAAGGAAATGGCTGGGCCCGTCGCACGGGTGGAGGACGGCGTGGTCGGTCCCTATGCGATGGAGGTGAGTGAGGGGCAGTGGCTGAATCTGGCGCGCGCGGAGTGTCCGGCGCTTGATTTCCACGGGAAAGGAAAGCCGTTTTCCGTGGTGGCGTGGGTGAAGCGTGCGCCGAAGAGCGTGCCCGAATGTCAGGCGGTGGCAGGCATGTGGAACGAGACGGTGGAGACGCGGCAGTATTGTCTGTTTCTCGATCTGGGAATCTGGAGCAGCGCGGAGCAGATGTGCGGGCATGTATCGGCTACGGGTGCGCCGACACCGGGATACAAATATTGCATGGAGGCAGCGATCGGGGCGACGCCGGTGGACTACGGTGTGTGGCGGCAGGTGGCGTTCACGTTCGATGGGACGTGGGTGCGGGTCTATCTCGACGGAAAGCTCGATTACCGGCCGGGGTTGAACCCGTATTACTGGCCGCACGCGATCAATGATGGCGGAACGGACGGATCGGATTTCACAGTGGGCGCGGTGTTTCGCGGAGGAGCCATGGGCAACTGGTTTACGGGCCGGTTGGGTGGGCTGGCGGTTTATCGTGAAGCGTTGCCGGAGGCGGCTGTGGCGGAGTTATTTGCCACGAGGAAGGTGTAA
- a CDS encoding sialate O-acetylesterase, whose product MTLRLASPFQDHAVLQRDQTLPVWGWASPNTRIRVTLAGHEAHGLSNAHGDWLIRLPALPAGGPHILVVETPATSESLTITDLLVGEVWLASGQSNMEWPLDQSRPFTDEAIATADFPGIRFFKVARRTHLGPHRTVDGSWQLATPSAAPLFSAVAFAFARRLHRELGVPVGILSSSWGGTIIETWMSRSTLAHNPDIAAWFAGYEARAWTTDRWKTVGELGADGRLANPNLPADPGLTQPWHTSDLDDSTWLSLQLPASWQSAGEKYSGIFWFRRTVEIPADWTGRDLELHLGAADKQDIAYVNGTEVGRTGKDREDRFWNVPRTYTVPAALVTGRRLVIAVRVYSFLYDGGLIGPAHLMRVHPADQPDAALPLAGAWRYRCEHNFGVVTVPPAVMGHGEPNSPHILFDNMIAPLVPYALRGAIWYQGESNESAPHLYARLLRDLVTDWRAQWGIPSFAFHTVQLTAFRSPLAHEPDSKWARLREAQSALLALPGTGIAVITDLGEAADIHPKNKIPVGERLAQSALSRDYHRALVPNGPLASAFTFNGPSARVAFTDTDGVLSTTDGAAPRTVFVAGTDRIFHPATATIEGTSLLVTSPAVPSPVAVRYAWADNPEGSNLTGASGLPASPFRSDRW is encoded by the coding sequence ATGACCCTCCGCCTCGCCTCACCCTTCCAAGATCATGCCGTGCTCCAGCGCGACCAAACTCTCCCCGTCTGGGGCTGGGCATCGCCGAACACCCGCATCCGCGTCACGCTCGCGGGCCACGAGGCGCACGGCCTGAGCAACGCCCATGGCGACTGGCTCATCCGCCTCCCCGCGCTCCCCGCCGGCGGCCCCCACATCCTCGTCGTCGAAACCCCCGCCACCTCCGAATCCCTCACGATCACCGATCTCCTCGTCGGCGAGGTCTGGCTCGCCTCCGGACAGTCCAACATGGAATGGCCGCTCGATCAGTCCCGTCCGTTTACCGACGAAGCCATCGCCACCGCCGACTTCCCCGGCATCCGTTTCTTCAAAGTCGCCCGACGCACCCACCTCGGCCCGCACCGCACCGTGGACGGCTCCTGGCAACTCGCCACGCCCTCCGCCGCGCCGCTGTTTTCCGCCGTCGCCTTCGCCTTCGCCCGCCGTCTCCACCGCGAACTCGGCGTCCCCGTCGGCATCCTCAGCTCCTCCTGGGGCGGCACCATCATCGAAACGTGGATGAGCCGCTCCACGCTCGCGCACAACCCCGACATCGCCGCGTGGTTCGCCGGCTACGAAGCCCGCGCCTGGACCACCGACCGCTGGAAAACCGTCGGCGAACTCGGTGCCGACGGACGCCTCGCCAACCCCAATCTCCCCGCCGACCCCGGCCTCACCCAACCCTGGCACACCTCCGACCTCGACGACTCCACCTGGTTGTCCCTTCAGCTTCCCGCCTCCTGGCAATCCGCCGGCGAAAAATACTCCGGCATCTTCTGGTTCCGCCGCACCGTCGAGATCCCCGCCGACTGGACCGGCCGCGACCTCGAGCTCCACCTCGGCGCCGCCGACAAACAAGACATCGCCTACGTCAACGGCACCGAAGTCGGCCGCACCGGCAAGGACCGCGAAGACCGTTTCTGGAACGTCCCCCGCACCTACACCGTTCCCGCCGCCCTCGTCACCGGCCGCCGCCTCGTCATCGCCGTTCGCGTGTATTCATTTCTCTATGACGGCGGCCTCATCGGCCCGGCCCACCTCATGCGTGTCCACCCCGCCGACCAGCCCGACGCCGCGCTACCCCTCGCCGGCGCGTGGCGCTACCGCTGCGAACACAACTTCGGCGTCGTCACCGTGCCGCCCGCCGTCATGGGCCACGGCGAACCCAACTCGCCCCACATTCTTTTCGACAACATGATCGCCCCGCTCGTGCCCTACGCCCTGCGCGGCGCCATCTGGTATCAGGGCGAGAGCAACGAATCCGCCCCGCACCTCTACGCCCGCCTCCTCCGCGATCTCGTGACCGACTGGCGCGCACAGTGGGGCATTCCCTCGTTCGCGTTCCACACCGTGCAACTCACCGCCTTCCGCAGCCCGCTGGCTCACGAGCCCGACAGCAAATGGGCCCGCCTCCGCGAAGCCCAGTCCGCCCTGCTCGCGCTCCCCGGCACCGGCATCGCCGTGATCACCGACCTCGGCGAAGCGGCCGACATCCACCCGAAAAACAAAATCCCCGTCGGCGAACGTCTCGCACAAAGCGCACTCTCCCGCGACTACCACCGCGCCCTCGTCCCCAACGGCCCGCTGGCCTCCGCGTTCACCTTCAACGGCCCCTCCGCACGCGTCGCATTCACCGACACCGACGGCGTCCTCTCCACGACCGACGGCGCCGCCCCGCGCACGGTCTTCGTCGCGGGCACAGACCGTATTTTCCACCCCGCGACCGCAACCATCGAAGGCACTTCCCTCCTCGTAACCAGCCCCGCCGTGCCGTCACCCGTCGCCGTCCGCTACGCTTGGGCCGACAACCCCGAAGGCAGCAACCTCACCGGCGCCTCCGGCCTTCCCGCCAGCCCCTTCCGCTCCGATCGTTGGTAA
- a CDS encoding PEP-CTERM sorting domain-containing protein, whose translation MPLQIPRLLRPAFSAVALASLTAFTANAATLYWDTNGATAGAGVIADGTWDTGTTANWTTDSTGSSATTTFTADDDVIFSAGSDVTTAAVITSGTLSAKSITIEEGAHTIGGSNITIGSVSTAGTITVNSAASATLNNLVLGNNTSFAVEGALTSNMNGAGKVLTKTGAGSLTLNDTVSSDYSINANGGLIILQRSTTKQLKASSVNSGGTLRIAANEQFGGNLAVNTGGTLELNANITETVGSLSGSGSITGGSNSTLGATGGTFSGTISGDLNFVKSGAGTYTFSGASTSSGNNVTVSAGTYILGATTGSLTFYIGANTISNKVTGAGTATFNGTFAFDLTSAVLADGNSWIIADVTNQSFASTFTVSGFTDDDLDNIWTNGAGLSFSESTGILSYSAIPEPSSYALFAGMIVLAVIGFRRRV comes from the coding sequence ATGCCTCTTCAAATCCCCCGCTTACTCCGCCCCGCTTTTTCAGCCGTCGCCCTCGCTTCGTTGACCGCCTTCACCGCAAACGCCGCCACGTTATATTGGGACACCAACGGAGCCACTGCGGGCGCCGGAGTCATCGCCGACGGCACTTGGGACACCGGCACCACTGCCAACTGGACCACCGACAGCACCGGTTCATCCGCGACGACGACCTTCACTGCGGATGATGATGTTATATTCTCCGCTGGCAGCGATGTAACCACTGCAGCTGTCATCACCAGCGGCACACTCAGCGCCAAGAGCATCACAATCGAAGAAGGTGCCCATACGATCGGGGGATCAAATATCACCATCGGCTCCGTTTCAACCGCCGGCACCATTACCGTCAACTCAGCTGCCAGTGCCACGTTGAACAACCTCGTTCTGGGAAATAACACCTCGTTCGCAGTGGAAGGCGCACTTACCTCCAACATGAATGGCGCTGGTAAAGTGCTCACCAAAACCGGCGCCGGCAGCCTGACTCTTAACGACACCGTTAGCAGTGATTACAGCATCAATGCCAACGGCGGCCTCATTATCCTTCAACGCAGCACGACCAAACAGCTCAAAGCCTCTTCCGTTAATTCCGGTGGCACGCTTCGCATTGCCGCAAACGAACAATTCGGTGGTAACCTCGCCGTCAATACGGGCGGCACCCTTGAGCTCAACGCCAACATCACCGAGACGGTAGGCAGTCTCTCCGGCTCAGGTAGCATCACAGGTGGCAGCAACTCAACCTTGGGCGCCACAGGCGGCACCTTCAGCGGAACCATCTCCGGTGATCTCAACTTCGTAAAATCCGGCGCTGGCACTTACACCTTTTCCGGAGCAAGCACATCCTCGGGTAATAATGTCACTGTGTCTGCCGGCACCTACATCCTCGGGGCCACCACCGGCTCCCTGACCTTCTACATCGGTGCAAACACCATCAGCAACAAGGTCACCGGCGCGGGCACTGCGACCTTCAACGGCACATTCGCCTTCGACCTTACCTCTGCCGTGCTCGCCGACGGCAACAGCTGGATAATCGCCGATGTCACCAACCAGTCCTTTGCCAGCACCTTCACCGTCAGTGGTTTCACCGATGACGATCTTGATAACATCTGGACCAACGGCGCCGGCCTGAGCTTCTCCGAAAGCACCGGTATCCTTTCCTACTCGGCGATTCCCGAGCCCTCATCCTACGCACTGTTCGCCGGCATGATCGTCCTCGCCGTAATCGGATTCCGCCGTCGCGTTTAG